In one Actinomycetota bacterium genomic region, the following are encoded:
- a CDS encoding histidine kinase translates to MRARTAAPASHALRAPAKWPWFALAIFLAIATVSMVGVVANEESISEQVPFIVAFSLFGIVGALILSRHPRNRIGGLLLYGSCMTAVSFGAGELGTYLLESGATGGALLSALFVISGLGWLFGIIPVLILIPLLFPDGRLPSPRWAPFLWVCIAAIVYLFVGLVFGERLLTGSTEDIVIENPLYIPLFGGIGVSDIVVFVLLLACIGGSVTSLVMRFRRSRGVERQQIKWVALALLLVPLSFVLSVLLPAFGVSPFVADSIISGLAFTAIPLSIGIAVLQYRLFELDVVVKKAVVAGTLGVLTIAVYAGVVGLLGIITSEGRSAATVFIVALVLGIAFRPVTRIARRLADRLVYGVRATPYEVLTEFSERVGEAYATEDVLGRMARILGEGVAAQSARVWLHVSGELRPASAWPSDAAPRVAVPVIGERLPEIEGETAVEVRDKGELLGALSVATKASEPMTVAKERLVRDLASQAGLVLRNVRLVEELRAAQRRIVAAQDEARRRLERNIHDGAQQQLVALIVKLRLAESLVAKDPAKTEAMLQDVQNETQTALDDLRDLARGIYPP, encoded by the coding sequence GTGAGGGCGCGCACCGCAGCACCGGCATCTCATGCGCTCCGAGCGCCGGCGAAGTGGCCGTGGTTCGCGCTCGCGATATTCCTAGCCATCGCCACGGTCTCCATGGTGGGAGTCGTCGCGAACGAGGAGTCGATCTCCGAGCAAGTGCCGTTCATCGTTGCGTTCTCGCTGTTCGGGATCGTTGGTGCGCTCATTCTCAGCCGCCACCCGCGCAACCGGATCGGGGGCTTGCTCCTGTACGGGTCGTGTATGACCGCCGTCTCCTTTGGTGCAGGAGAGCTCGGCACCTATCTCCTCGAGAGTGGCGCGACCGGAGGTGCCCTGCTGTCCGCCCTCTTTGTCATCTCTGGCTTGGGCTGGTTGTTCGGCATCATCCCCGTGCTCATCCTCATCCCGCTGCTGTTCCCAGACGGGCGGCTGCCGTCCCCTCGATGGGCTCCATTCCTCTGGGTTTGCATCGCAGCAATCGTTTATCTCTTCGTCGGCCTCGTTTTCGGGGAGCGGCTGCTCACCGGCTCAACCGAGGACATCGTGATCGAGAACCCGCTGTACATACCGCTGTTCGGCGGTATCGGAGTCAGCGACATCGTCGTTTTCGTGTTGCTGCTCGCCTGTATCGGTGGCTCGGTCACGTCGCTCGTGATGCGGTTCCGCCGATCACGTGGAGTGGAACGCCAGCAGATCAAGTGGGTGGCTCTCGCGCTGCTCCTTGTCCCGTTGTCATTCGTCCTGTCGGTGCTGCTGCCGGCGTTCGGTGTGTCCCCGTTCGTGGCAGACTCCATCATCAGCGGTCTCGCATTCACCGCGATCCCGCTGTCGATCGGAATAGCCGTTCTCCAATATCGGCTGTTCGAACTCGACGTCGTCGTCAAGAAAGCGGTTGTCGCCGGCACGCTCGGTGTCTTGACCATCGCCGTGTATGCCGGCGTCGTCGGCCTGCTCGGCATCATCACGTCCGAAGGCCGGAGCGCGGCGACCGTTTTCATTGTGGCGCTCGTGCTCGGGATCGCGTTTCGTCCCGTTACTCGAATCGCGCGGCGACTTGCCGACAGGCTCGTCTATGGAGTTCGCGCGACGCCGTACGAGGTACTGACCGAGTTCTCTGAACGCGTCGGCGAGGCGTATGCGACAGAGGACGTCCTTGGCCGGATGGCGCGAATCCTCGGCGAAGGCGTCGCCGCGCAGAGCGCGCGCGTGTGGTTACACGTCAGCGGGGAGCTGCGTCCGGCCAGCGCGTGGCCGTCCGACGCCGCGCCCCGGGTGGCGGTTCCCGTCATTGGCGAGCGTTTGCCGGAGATCGAAGGCGAGACCGCCGTCGAGGTCCGCGACAAGGGAGAGCTGCTCGGCGCGCTTTCGGTGGCGACGAAGGCGAGCGAACCCATGACCGTAGCGAAGGAGCGGCTGGTACGAGACCTGGCGTCGCAGGCCGGGCTCGTCCTTCGCAACGTTCGCCTCGTCGAGGAGCTTCGAGCCGCGCAGCGCCGGATCGTCGCCGCCCAAGACGAGGCGCGACGGCGTCTCGAACGGAACATCCACGACGGCGCGCAGCAACAGCTGGTCGCGCTCATCGTGAAGCTCCGCCTCGCCGAGTCGCTGGTGGCGAAGGATCCCGCGAAGACAGAGGCGATGCTCCAGGACGTTCAGAACGAGACGCAGACCGCGCTCGACGACCTCCGCGATCTCGCGCGCGGGATCTACCCGCC
- a CDS encoding adenylate/guanylate cyclase domain-containing protein produces MSIRVVLGEDNVLVREGVRALLDSYDDVEVVGVAADAPSLLLAAREHQPDVVVTDIKMPPNFQLEGIDCAHSIRDSHPGTGVVVLSAHDDEAYAIALLGKGQSGLAYLLKDRISQGDELVKAIREVHAGGSAVDPVIAERLSGRGDTGEHDRELLELMSQGLGYAEMAVRLGTTQEAVDRRVTKVFTTMAASAGTGEASAVDDLKRLHAAVVQKEMAASAFRSFVPEQVAVKLQATGLTSLREELEATILFSDIRGYSTLAERLSPGEVAEVVGRHLSAMAEVIIDLGGMVDQFVGDAVMAVFGAPDPVEDHAVRAITCALAMQARQASLNREADEDGRPHVTMGIGINTGRVVAGTVGGAGRLEYTVVGDAVNIAARLQSEAAAGEIVASESTIAAASDIDVEPMGPRHVKGREGPVEVYRVVSDSVST; encoded by the coding sequence TTGAGCATTCGGGTCGTCCTCGGCGAGGACAATGTGCTGGTACGCGAAGGCGTACGCGCGCTGCTGGATTCGTACGACGACGTGGAGGTCGTCGGTGTGGCGGCGGACGCGCCGTCGCTACTGCTCGCGGCCCGTGAGCACCAACCGGACGTCGTCGTCACCGACATCAAGATGCCTCCTAACTTCCAGCTGGAGGGCATCGACTGCGCGCACTCGATCCGCGACTCGCACCCAGGGACAGGGGTCGTTGTCCTCTCCGCCCACGACGACGAGGCGTACGCGATCGCGCTCCTCGGCAAAGGCCAGAGCGGGCTGGCCTACCTGTTGAAGGACCGAATCTCGCAGGGCGACGAGCTCGTCAAGGCGATCCGGGAGGTCCACGCCGGCGGGAGCGCGGTCGATCCGGTCATCGCCGAGCGTCTCTCGGGACGAGGGGACACGGGCGAACACGATCGCGAGCTGCTCGAGCTCATGTCGCAAGGCCTCGGCTACGCCGAGATGGCCGTGCGCCTCGGCACGACCCAGGAGGCCGTTGACCGCCGGGTGACGAAAGTCTTCACCACGATGGCGGCGAGCGCCGGAACCGGCGAGGCGAGCGCCGTCGACGATCTGAAGCGTCTGCACGCCGCGGTCGTCCAGAAGGAGATGGCCGCGAGCGCGTTCCGATCGTTCGTTCCGGAGCAGGTCGCGGTGAAGCTCCAGGCCACCGGCTTGACCTCGCTCCGCGAGGAGCTCGAGGCAACGATCCTGTTCTCCGACATCCGTGGCTACTCGACGCTGGCCGAGCGTCTCTCGCCCGGCGAGGTCGCTGAGGTCGTTGGCCGACACCTTTCCGCGATGGCGGAAGTGATCATCGACCTCGGAGGGATGGTCGATCAGTTCGTCGGCGACGCCGTCATGGCCGTGTTCGGTGCGCCGGACCCGGTCGAGGATCACGCCGTCCGGGCGATCACGTGCGCGCTTGCCATGCAAGCACGGCAGGCGAGCCTGAACCGTGAGGCCGACGAGGATGGTCGCCCGCACGTCACGATGGGCATCGGCATCAACACGGGTCGCGTCGTCGCTGGAACCGTCGGCGGCGCTGGTCGCCTCGAGTACACAGTTGTCGGCGACGCCGTGAACATAGCGGCGAGGCTGCAGTCCGAGGCGGCCGCAGGCGAGATCGTCGCGAGCGAGAGCACAATCGCAGCGGCCAGCGACATCGACGTCGAGCCGATGGGTCCGCGGCACGTCAAGGGACGCGAAGGGCCCGTGGAGGTCTACCGCGTCGTCTCGGATTCGGTTTCGACGTGA
- a CDS encoding response regulator transcription factor has protein sequence MIRVVFAEDNYLVREGTAALLQHAGSVDLVGTAASFDELLAQVEETSPEAVLTDIRMPPTNTTEGIDAAKRIRQEHPSVGVVVLSQYAEEEYAYELLKDGAAGLGYLLKERVSDLDEVVRALNEVSKGGSVLDPKVVESLVSAKEKMAHSPLANVTDREREVLEQMAQGKNNASIAKALFLTERAVEKHINSLFHKLALTEEPDVHRRVMAVLAFLRESDHA, from the coding sequence ATGATCCGCGTGGTCTTCGCGGAGGATAACTACCTCGTGCGGGAGGGGACTGCAGCGCTCCTGCAGCACGCCGGCTCCGTCGATCTGGTCGGCACCGCTGCTTCGTTCGACGAGCTGCTCGCCCAGGTCGAGGAGACCAGCCCGGAGGCCGTCCTCACCGACATCCGGATGCCCCCGACCAACACGACCGAGGGGATCGACGCCGCCAAGCGGATCCGCCAGGAGCATCCGAGTGTCGGCGTCGTCGTCCTGTCGCAGTACGCAGAGGAGGAGTACGCCTACGAACTGTTGAAGGACGGCGCCGCCGGGCTCGGCTACCTGTTGAAGGAGCGCGTCAGTGACCTCGACGAGGTCGTCCGGGCGTTGAACGAGGTCTCGAAGGGCGGCTCGGTCCTCGATCCGAAGGTCGTCGAGTCGCTCGTCTCCGCCAAAGAGAAGATGGCGCACTCGCCGCTCGCGAACGTGACCGACCGCGAACGCGAGGTCCTCGAGCAGATGGCACAAGGCAAGAACAACGCATCGATCGCCAAGGCACTGTTCCTCACCGAGCGCGCCGTCGAAAAGCACATCAACTCGCTGTTCCACAAGCTCGCTCTCACGGAAGAGCCCGACGTGCACCGACGCGTGATGGCGGTGCTCGCCTTCCTCCGCGAGAGCGACCACGCGTAG
- a CDS encoding universal stress protein: MKKVLVGTDTTASADIAVQAAAEIARVAGAELLVVHVRSNGASHDAADPRKAADPDRYLTDMSRRFPNVDVRTRAENGAAADRLVEIAEAERVDTIVLGNRGTHGSWWRVRDSVPNIVLRHAPCSVFIVDTRRAQ; the protein is encoded by the coding sequence ATGAAGAAGGTCCTGGTCGGGACGGATACGACGGCGTCGGCCGACATCGCCGTTCAGGCCGCAGCCGAAATCGCTCGTGTCGCCGGCGCCGAGCTGTTGGTCGTGCACGTCCGGTCGAACGGCGCGTCGCACGACGCCGCGGATCCGAGGAAGGCCGCGGATCCAGACCGATACCTCACCGACATGTCGCGGCGGTTCCCGAACGTGGACGTTCGAACACGAGCCGAGAACGGCGCCGCCGCCGACCGGCTCGTCGAGATCGCCGAGGCCGAGCGCGTCGACACGATCGTGCTGGGCAACCGCGGGACGCACGGTTCGTGGTGGCGCGTTCGTGACAGCGTTCCGAACATCGTCCTGCGGCACGCGCCGTGTTCGGTGTTCATCGTCGACACGCGGAGGGCGCAGTGA
- a CDS encoding histidine kinase: MNVAEAAAVGDTTRARAPWVVWTIAILALAAAITFTILNGFGQDDVLFVPFAAAMVVGYSTVGAILASRARGNVIGWLMMGIGLAFALTGVTGEYGTYAFVTHPGAVPLGSFAALLSEMLWLPIIVSICLLAALYPTGRVPTPRWRFLPPVAVTFIALFVVGYALSPMALEDAGLPSSVSNPLGVDALEPLADIVGVTAGLGLLVIAPLSLAALVLRYRRSRGEERQQIRWLAYVAGTTAALIVTSLLVALVVGEGFGDTVLAQAFFLAAFSMIGIGIPVAMGVAVLRYRLYDLDVVVKKTVLYATVAALLTAVFVVVAVVIGSLAGGSDTAAVVAAAVIGVSFWPSLRVARRIADRVVYGRRATPYEILSEFSTRVGSAYEADDVLPRMARILRDAVGASRATVWLRVGDELRPAAVSPTGDEPRAISLTGDVLPSLASDAAVEVRDRTELLGALAVSMPANDPMNPSKERLIRDLASQAGLVLRNVKLIEELRESRRRIVAAVDEGRRRLERNIHDGAQQQLVALSVKIRLADTLIDRDPAKAHELLAQLQTETTDALDTLRDLARGVYPPLLQDQGLAAALEAQARRSSVPIRVSPNGVGRYPQHVEATVYFCVLEALNNVAKYASATKIDVELRRDGDELVFAVRDDGVGFDPTTVTGGTGLQGMTDRVDAIGGSLDIKSGPGAGTTVQGRVPVGEGGSNYEGFAAAQADSSRSGPKTALGM, translated from the coding sequence GTGAACGTTGCAGAGGCGGCCGCCGTCGGAGACACCACCCGTGCGCGCGCGCCGTGGGTTGTGTGGACCATCGCGATCCTCGCGCTGGCGGCGGCGATCACGTTCACGATCCTGAACGGATTCGGGCAAGACGACGTGCTGTTCGTGCCCTTCGCCGCAGCCATGGTCGTGGGGTACTCGACGGTCGGAGCGATCCTCGCCTCGCGTGCCAGGGGCAACGTCATCGGATGGTTGATGATGGGGATCGGCCTGGCCTTCGCGCTCACCGGCGTGACCGGCGAGTACGGCACCTACGCGTTCGTGACCCATCCCGGCGCGGTGCCACTGGGGAGCTTCGCCGCGTTGCTGTCGGAGATGCTGTGGCTCCCCATCATCGTCAGCATCTGTCTCCTCGCGGCGCTCTACCCGACCGGTCGCGTGCCGACGCCGCGGTGGCGCTTCCTTCCGCCAGTGGCGGTGACATTCATCGCGCTGTTCGTCGTGGGCTATGCGCTCTCGCCGATGGCGCTCGAGGACGCCGGTCTGCCGTCGTCCGTCTCGAACCCGCTCGGCGTGGATGCGCTAGAGCCGCTGGCCGACATCGTCGGCGTGACGGCCGGCCTCGGCCTGCTGGTGATCGCTCCACTGTCCCTCGCGGCACTCGTGCTCCGATACCGACGATCGCGTGGCGAGGAACGACAGCAGATCCGCTGGCTCGCCTACGTCGCCGGCACCACCGCCGCACTGATCGTGACCAGCCTGCTCGTCGCGCTCGTTGTCGGGGAGGGTTTCGGCGACACCGTCCTCGCCCAAGCCTTCTTCCTCGCGGCGTTCTCGATGATCGGCATCGGCATCCCCGTCGCCATGGGCGTCGCGGTCCTCAGGTATCGCCTCTACGACCTCGACGTCGTCGTCAAGAAGACGGTGCTCTACGCGACCGTCGCCGCGCTTCTCACCGCGGTCTTCGTCGTCGTCGCCGTCGTGATCGGCTCGCTCGCGGGCGGGAGCGACACCGCGGCGGTCGTTGCCGCCGCCGTGATCGGCGTTTCGTTCTGGCCGTCGCTCCGCGTGGCGCGGAGGATCGCGGATCGGGTGGTGTACGGACGGCGGGCGACGCCGTACGAGATCCTCTCGGAGTTCTCGACGCGAGTCGGCAGCGCCTACGAAGCCGACGACGTGCTTCCACGGATGGCCCGGATTCTGCGAGATGCCGTGGGAGCGAGCCGGGCCACCGTCTGGCTCCGCGTCGGGGACGAGCTCCGACCAGCCGCCGTCTCGCCGACGGGGGACGAACCGCGCGCCATCTCGCTGACCGGTGACGTCCTCCCATCGCTCGCGTCCGACGCGGCTGTCGAGGTGCGCGACCGAACTGAGCTGCTCGGAGCGCTTGCCGTCTCCATGCCGGCGAACGACCCGATGAACCCGTCAAAGGAACGGCTGATCCGGGACCTCGCGTCGCAGGCGGGCCTCGTGCTCCGGAACGTCAAGCTGATCGAGGAACTGCGTGAGTCCCGGCGCCGGATCGTCGCCGCGGTCGACGAGGGACGTCGCCGGCTGGAACGGAACATCCACGACGGCGCACAACAGCAGCTCGTCGCGCTGTCCGTGAAGATCCGGCTCGCCGACACGCTGATCGATCGCGATCCGGCGAAGGCGCACGAGCTCCTCGCTCAGCTCCAGACAGAGACGACGGATGCGCTCGATACGCTCCGCGATCTGGCGAGGGGCGTGTACCCGCCGCTGTTGCAGGATCAGGGCCTGGCTGCGGCGCTGGAGGCGCAGGCGCGACGGTCGAGCGTACCGATCCGCGTCAGCCCGAACGGCGTCGGCCGATACCCCCAGCACGTCGAGGCCACGGTCTATTTCTGTGTCCTCGAGGCATTGAACAACGTGGCGAAGTACGCATCTGCGACGAAGATCGACGTAGAGCTCCGTCGCGACGGCGACGAGCTCGTCTTCGCTGTTCGCGACGACGGCGTTGGATTCGACCCAACGACAGTAACGGGCGGGACGGGCTTGCAAGGGATGACCGATCGCGTCGACGCGATCGGCGGGTCGCTCGACATCAAGAGCGGTCCCGGAGCCGGCACGACGGTCCAGGGAAGGGTTCCCGTGGGAGAAGGCGGATCGAACTACGAAGGCTTCGCCGCCGCCCAGGCGGACTCGAGCCGGTCGGGACCGAAGACGGCCTTGGGAATGTAG
- a CDS encoding response regulator transcription factor: protein MPVRVLIVDDQEPFRMAARLVVEATEGFDVVGEADTGEDSVALARELTPDLVLMDVNLPGINGLDATRQILDGQSEPVVVLLLSTYEEEEYAPRAAECGAAAYIPKAVFGPDRLESAWAAAKPS, encoded by the coding sequence ATGCCCGTTCGTGTGCTGATCGTGGACGACCAGGAGCCGTTCCGTATGGCGGCGCGTCTGGTCGTCGAGGCGACGGAGGGGTTCGACGTCGTCGGCGAGGCCGACACCGGCGAGGATTCCGTCGCGCTTGCGCGCGAGCTCACGCCGGACCTCGTCCTCATGGACGTGAACTTGCCCGGGATCAACGGCCTCGACGCCACACGCCAGATCCTCGACGGGCAGAGTGAGCCCGTCGTCGTTTTGTTGCTGTCGACGTACGAAGAAGAGGAGTACGCACCCCGCGCGGCCGAGTGTGGGGCGGCCGCCTACATTCCCAAGGCCGTCTTCGGTCCCGACCGGCTCGAGTCCGCCTGGGCGGCGGCGAAGCCTTCGTAG